Proteins encoded together in one Prochlorococcus marinus str. MIT 9211 window:
- a CDS encoding ABC transporter ATP-binding protein: protein MNRSKIKNKPPLQRLLRSQKKHKKLILAAITCSVLNKIFDLAPPVLIGISVDVVVREDKSWLAGLGFEAVTSQLAILAISSFLIWTAESYFEYLYGVLWRNLAQTTQHNLRIQAYSHIQKLEMSFFESDSSGRLLSILNDDINQLERFLDHGANQILQLIVTVTIVGLAMTYLAPGVAIFAFVPIPLILIGSIKFQKGLAPRYKDVRDKAGDLAARLSNNLGGMLTIKSFATESWELERVNNDSNLYQISNQKAIKLSAAFIPLIRFAILFAFLAILIVGGLQAWKGIIEIGSYSFLIFITQRLLWPLTTLGHVLDDYQRSMASTNRVLDLIDTPVTISSGRIRLGLKSLKGRIEFNNVSFKYNDRPLLLNRFNLNIHEGSTVGVVGPTGSGKSTLVKLILRLYKLDQGDIKIDGIPIDQVDLLDLRKCIALVSQEVYLFHGTVKENISYGNKAAGHDQIIKAAQLSEAAEFIEKLPEGYNTLVGERGQKLSGGQCQRIALARAILKDAPILILDEATASVDNETEAAIQRSLSKITSNRTTLVIAHRLSTVKNADEIIVLDQGLIKERGTHHSLLKNKGIYFDLWKVQAGYESNE, encoded by the coding sequence ATGAATCGTTCAAAAATTAAAAATAAACCTCCTCTGCAAAGGCTACTTAGAAGTCAAAAAAAACATAAGAAGTTGATATTAGCTGCCATAACCTGTTCAGTTTTAAATAAAATCTTTGATTTAGCGCCTCCTGTTCTAATAGGTATATCTGTTGATGTAGTTGTTCGAGAAGATAAATCCTGGTTGGCTGGCTTAGGCTTTGAAGCAGTTACTTCTCAACTGGCCATTCTTGCCATTTCTTCATTCTTGATTTGGACAGCCGAATCATATTTTGAATACTTATATGGCGTTCTTTGGAGGAATCTTGCTCAAACAACGCAGCACAATCTTCGAATTCAAGCATATAGCCACATACAAAAGTTAGAGATGTCTTTTTTTGAGTCAGATAGTTCTGGAAGACTTCTGTCAATTTTGAATGATGATATTAATCAACTTGAAAGATTTTTAGACCACGGAGCAAACCAGATCCTTCAGTTAATTGTGACTGTGACCATAGTTGGTCTTGCTATGACTTATTTAGCACCAGGAGTTGCAATCTTTGCATTTGTACCTATACCTTTAATACTTATCGGATCTATAAAATTTCAAAAAGGTCTTGCTCCTAGATATAAAGATGTGAGAGATAAAGCTGGAGATCTAGCAGCTCGTCTTAGTAACAACTTAGGTGGAATGTTAACAATTAAGAGCTTTGCCACAGAATCATGGGAACTAGAGAGAGTAAATAATGACAGTAATTTGTATCAAATAAGTAATCAAAAGGCAATTAAATTATCTGCTGCATTTATTCCATTAATTAGATTTGCAATTCTTTTCGCATTTCTTGCAATCCTAATTGTAGGTGGCTTACAAGCTTGGAAAGGAATAATTGAAATTGGAAGCTATAGTTTCCTTATATTTATTACTCAAAGACTTCTTTGGCCCTTAACTACACTAGGGCATGTTTTAGATGACTATCAAAGATCAATGGCATCTACAAATAGAGTCCTAGACCTAATAGATACCCCAGTAACAATATCTAGTGGAAGAATAAGGCTTGGTTTAAAAAGTTTAAAAGGTAGAATAGAGTTTAATAATGTAAGTTTCAAATATAATGATCGCCCACTACTTTTAAATAGGTTCAACCTAAATATTCATGAGGGAAGTACTGTTGGAGTTGTAGGACCTACAGGTTCTGGGAAAAGCACATTAGTGAAATTAATACTAAGGCTTTATAAGTTAGATCAAGGCGATATTAAGATAGATGGAATTCCAATAGATCAAGTAGATCTATTGGATCTACGAAAGTGTATAGCGTTAGTTAGTCAAGAAGTTTACCTATTCCATGGCACAGTAAAAGAGAATATTTCTTATGGCAATAAAGCAGCAGGCCATGATCAAATTATCAAAGCTGCCCAACTTTCGGAGGCAGCTGAGTTTATTGAAAAACTACCTGAAGGATATAACACCCTTGTTGGGGAAAGGGGGCAAAAGCTATCGGGAGGACAGTGCCAAAGAATTGCATTAGCAAGAGCAATCCTAAAAGATGCGCCGATATTGATATTAGATGAAGCCACAGCATCTGTAGACAATGAAACTGAAGCAGCAATTCAGAGATCCCTCTCAAAGATAACTTCTAATAGAACAACTCTAGTAATAGCGCACAGATTAAGTACAGTTAAAAATGCAGATGAAATAATTGTTTTAGACCAGGGTTTAATTAAAGAGAGAGGAACCCACCATTCACTACTAAAAAACAAAGGTATTTATTTTGATCTTTGGAAAGTACAAGCTGGTTATGAATCAAACGAATAG
- the recD gene encoding exodeoxyribonuclease V subunit alpha, whose amino-acid sequence MNKENTHQIKPELKNALAKVLLERIPTSASQPHLQDLINILLESLSRGEIYISLDESKPPTEVKAPGWPTEHLRAIKQSGWLEQSTSPIILENNRLGWYRWDYEMKGIIKDLIKKSNQRPKLAIIEVDKDAIKSTVKLNSEQLLALESITSHNLVLLSGGPGTGKTSTIVEMLRKSLSIDLELRIGLAAPTGKATRRLQESLQSSIEELNPQVKDKFYRIPCLTLHRWLKANERGFSKNETNQLDLDLLVIDEMSMVDISLMRGVLNALPKQSQLVLVGDPNQLPPVGSGAVWNELLKSQNQEILGSSRINLSKVYRNRGQIALLAKMIREDSFNVFWNQIQNLPLSSNVKSHSQKKNSMPSFLLEKLKAKQAEIQKILSNSLETLNTVNTYPATINNPEFDNTIKKLLKTLEELAVLCPRRFGLWSVEHVHQALLGNSLEEGVMHWPEGTPVICGENQQELGLSNGDIGVIFGSNNERRLIFRVITEKQTLEPKLIHPSRLRKVDPAYALTIHKSQGSEVNDVVLLWPDDSYICDQQIKQDKRNENYDKSLMYTALTRAKNKFDLILPEAQSN is encoded by the coding sequence ATGAATAAAGAGAATACCCATCAGATAAAGCCAGAGTTAAAAAATGCTCTTGCAAAAGTCTTACTTGAAAGAATACCAACTAGTGCTTCTCAACCACATTTGCAAGACCTAATAAATATCCTTTTAGAGTCGTTATCCCGTGGAGAGATCTATATTTCTTTAGACGAGTCAAAGCCACCAACCGAGGTCAAGGCACCGGGATGGCCTACAGAACATTTAAGAGCCATCAAACAGAGCGGCTGGCTTGAGCAAAGCACGAGTCCCATAATCCTTGAAAACAATCGACTTGGATGGTATCGATGGGATTATGAAATGAAAGGTATAATTAAAGATCTAATAAAAAAATCTAATCAACGTCCCAAATTAGCAATTATAGAAGTTGATAAAGATGCCATCAAATCAACAGTCAAACTGAATTCCGAACAACTCCTCGCCTTAGAATCGATAACATCTCATAATTTAGTCTTATTGAGTGGAGGCCCAGGAACAGGGAAAACAAGTACAATTGTAGAGATGCTAAGAAAATCACTATCAATAGATTTAGAATTACGAATTGGTTTAGCAGCCCCGACTGGTAAAGCAACGAGACGTCTTCAAGAATCACTTCAATCCTCTATAGAAGAATTAAACCCGCAAGTCAAAGATAAGTTCTACCGTATTCCATGCCTAACTTTGCATAGATGGTTAAAAGCAAACGAACGTGGATTTAGTAAAAACGAAACCAATCAATTAGATTTAGATCTCCTAGTAATAGATGAGATGTCAATGGTAGACATTAGTCTAATGAGAGGTGTTTTAAATGCATTACCAAAACAAAGTCAATTAGTACTTGTAGGTGATCCTAATCAACTGCCTCCTGTTGGTAGTGGAGCAGTCTGGAATGAGCTTCTAAAGTCTCAAAACCAAGAGATCCTTGGCTCATCAAGAATTAATTTGAGCAAGGTTTACCGAAATCGTGGTCAAATCGCTTTATTAGCAAAGATGATTAGAGAAGACAGCTTTAATGTTTTCTGGAATCAGATCCAAAATCTTCCTTTATCATCAAATGTCAAATCGCATTCACAGAAGAAAAATAGTATGCCTTCATTTCTACTTGAAAAACTAAAGGCAAAGCAAGCTGAAATCCAAAAGATCCTAAGTAATTCATTGGAAACTTTGAATACAGTTAATACATACCCAGCAACTATAAATAATCCTGAATTTGATAATACAATAAAAAAACTTTTAAAAACTCTAGAAGAGTTAGCAGTTTTATGCCCCAGAAGATTTGGACTATGGAGTGTAGAGCATGTTCATCAAGCACTGTTAGGGAATAGCTTAGAAGAAGGCGTGATGCACTGGCCAGAAGGAACACCTGTTATTTGTGGTGAAAACCAGCAAGAACTTGGCTTATCAAATGGTGATATAGGAGTAATATTTGGAAGCAATAATGAAAGACGTCTCATATTTAGAGTCATTACAGAGAAACAAACTTTAGAGCCAAAGCTTATTCATCCAAGCAGATTAAGAAAAGTGGATCCAGCTTATGCTCTAACCATACATAAATCACAAGGCAGTGAGGTTAATGACGTTGTTTTGCTTTGGCCCGATGATAGCTATATATGTGATCAGCAAATAAAACAAGATAAAAGAAATGAGAATTACGATAAAAGCTTAATGTATACAGCACTTACGCGGGCAAAAAATAAATTTGATCTTATTTTGCCTGAGGCGCAAAGCAATTGA
- the recR gene encoding recombination mediator RecR, whose amino-acid sequence MNGFTRPLARLIDQFEQLPGIGPRTAQRLALHLLRQPEERIKAFANALLNARNQVGQCQQCFHLTEGNECEICLNQNRQRNLICVVADSRDLLALERTREYKGLYHVLGGLISPMDGIGPELLNISPLVKRITSEETTEVILALTPSVEGDTTSLYLAKLLNAFVKVTRIAYGLPVGSELEYADEVTLARALEGRRTVE is encoded by the coding sequence CTGAACGGCTTCACAAGACCACTTGCCCGTCTAATTGATCAATTTGAGCAATTGCCTGGGATTGGCCCCAGAACAGCGCAAAGGCTTGCGTTGCATTTATTGCGTCAACCAGAAGAAAGAATAAAAGCTTTCGCCAACGCACTGCTAAACGCAAGGAACCAAGTTGGGCAGTGTCAGCAATGTTTCCACTTGACAGAAGGTAACGAATGTGAAATCTGTTTAAACCAAAACAGACAAAGAAATTTGATCTGTGTTGTTGCTGATTCAAGAGATCTTCTTGCGTTAGAAAGAACCCGTGAATATAAAGGTCTCTATCATGTTCTTGGAGGGCTCATCTCACCAATGGATGGTATAGGTCCTGAATTATTAAACATTTCACCACTTGTAAAAAGAATCACTAGTGAAGAAACCACCGAGGTTATTCTGGCTCTTACACCCAGCGTAGAGGGAGACACAACTAGTCTTTACCTCGCTAAATTACTAAATGCCTTTGTAAAGGTAACAAGAATTGCATACGGACTGCCCGTAGGAAGTGAGCTTGAATACGCTGATGAAGTCACTTTAGCCCGAGCCCTAGAGGGACGAAGGACTGTAGAATAA
- a CDS encoding UvrD-helicase domain-containing protein, producing the protein MGIESEFNPNTFPLEPGVRLIEASAGTGKTFSLAHLVLRLLTEKQHSINEILVVSFTRASAAEIKARITNRLIFALKGLENPSKEYKNKHIDQVLDEWLKKFINDIQRRMHWVNHLLDALTNIDQADITTIHGFCRRTLQRDVIESGSAIEPHPIAEGEIKKLVNEIAHEYWIQNVLSLAPQHLKGIKQAGINAESIAKKVLAIDQDPSLKLSIKRTEVDVSKPLKEQFNTNLKTCWESFISSWEEYGSDLDNELKKIASSYREIGIVDTKPYSPNPRKNRYQELNEWINIFKCSQYGSKKSKPISYEDIRTQKLLKDYFHPLKLAEVERRNQLDYSSLIRPKLQQAIADLFDKPAELVFIHAVGSVLESLRLKRLKSGFISFSDQLKALDPESNCSVKNNFPKLQERLRQRYKVILIDEFQDTDPLQWRIFNTVFGKSSKHLLVMVGDPKQAIYKFRGGDLNTYLLARKEADRVDSLLTNFRASAPLLSSLNQMMSCGLKYSALNVPSLKSGSKRKLLPLSTESHSLEILTPKPSSSEKVLNSSVPPLRNKVEQLIPNIVTNAILELINKPDSELHPNDICILVNRHSQANDIRLSLSKSGIPSRLINKGDIFESEAATILQRFIDCLSSPNSIDNIRLLACSPLMQWDINKLKDAEETKEIDDLIIQFTNWGNELNELGLIGCLSNFLESKNIASLSRKGTLLGDLFQCAQLVQEAVHNQGLNARGAARWLKQQRTKLLDPTPEDRQPNSDIAEEAINVITIHRSKGLEFKVVICPYLWQSPSSPRGPLWRDDVKKQWLISINPGWGNGNQIIDSAIVEANQEAERLAYVAMTRAQDKLIVIWIAASKQENNPLKFFLFGPNSLDAKAEDLTFEKMNTWVKANNSNISIRQVDIGKVKGYWDKFDDKSILKLGPTPKRKLDKSWGRHSYSSWISSTYRLNERPLNPDAIDEGKDLEQEVVNLENRNPDVTTFYQRENLSDYNWSKQGPLQNFPRGPIAGECLHKILERINFRHPISCKDSELVIVDELRRSGIDEKHRVDVQVALERVLNIKMGKSLGNLRFKDIDNRNKINELGFDLCLSKNRQPIKTSDLEKTLHSCTKRRFGKAYSDQIKELNIYSRGFLTGSIDLVFNDQNEFSQKRWWVADWKSNWLANHPTNNLTTYCGPAHYSASRMEEEMMHHHYLLQANLYLVALHRFLKWRLPGYSPNKHLGGYVYVFLRGIPSQDEINSIPRNSNEMPGLIIEEASAQTVLELDSLIENGGE; encoded by the coding sequence ATGGGCATAGAGTCTGAATTCAACCCAAACACATTTCCCCTTGAGCCAGGGGTTCGCCTAATAGAAGCTAGTGCCGGTACTGGAAAGACATTTTCCCTCGCTCACCTTGTGCTAAGACTGCTAACAGAAAAACAACACTCAATAAATGAAATCCTTGTAGTGAGCTTTACCAGAGCTTCCGCGGCAGAGATAAAGGCAAGGATTACAAATAGACTAATATTTGCCTTGAAAGGGTTAGAGAACCCAAGCAAGGAATACAAAAACAAGCATATAGACCAAGTACTTGATGAATGGCTAAAGAAATTTATCAACGATATACAGCGAAGAATGCACTGGGTAAATCATCTACTAGATGCATTGACAAATATTGACCAAGCTGACATCACCACAATACATGGCTTCTGTAGGCGTACCCTTCAAAGAGACGTAATAGAAAGTGGTAGTGCCATTGAACCACATCCAATAGCTGAGGGAGAGATTAAAAAGCTCGTAAATGAAATTGCACATGAATATTGGATTCAAAACGTCCTATCTCTGGCCCCTCAACATCTAAAAGGAATAAAACAAGCAGGTATTAATGCAGAAAGTATTGCAAAGAAAGTGTTGGCTATTGATCAAGATCCAAGTCTAAAACTTTCGATTAAGCGTACAGAAGTAGACGTGTCAAAACCACTTAAAGAACAATTTAATACTAACCTTAAGACTTGCTGGGAAAGTTTTATTTCCAGTTGGGAAGAGTATGGTAGTGATTTAGACAATGAGCTTAAGAAGATAGCCAGCTCCTATCGAGAGATAGGGATCGTAGATACAAAGCCATACAGCCCAAATCCAAGAAAGAATAGATATCAAGAATTAAATGAATGGATAAATATATTTAAGTGTTCTCAATATGGATCTAAAAAAAGCAAGCCTATTTCCTATGAAGATATTCGTACTCAGAAATTACTTAAAGACTATTTTCATCCCTTAAAGCTTGCAGAAGTAGAAAGACGTAATCAATTAGACTACTCATCATTAATTAGGCCAAAACTTCAACAAGCAATTGCAGATTTATTTGATAAACCAGCAGAGCTTGTATTTATTCATGCTGTAGGATCTGTATTAGAGAGCCTAAGACTTAAAAGGCTTAAATCAGGATTTATAAGTTTTTCAGATCAACTCAAAGCATTAGATCCTGAATCAAACTGTTCAGTTAAAAATAATTTCCCAAAGTTACAAGAAAGGTTACGTCAAAGGTACAAAGTTATTTTAATTGATGAGTTTCAAGACACTGATCCTCTTCAATGGAGAATTTTTAATACTGTTTTTGGTAAAAGCTCAAAGCATCTTTTAGTAATGGTTGGGGATCCGAAGCAAGCAATCTATAAGTTCAGAGGTGGTGACTTAAATACATATCTACTAGCTCGCAAGGAGGCAGACCGAGTTGACTCTTTACTAACTAACTTCAGAGCATCTGCTCCTCTACTGAGTAGTCTTAATCAAATGATGTCTTGTGGCCTTAAATACTCAGCTTTAAATGTTCCGTCATTAAAGTCTGGATCAAAGAGGAAGCTATTGCCGCTATCAACAGAGTCTCATTCATTAGAAATTCTTACACCTAAACCTAGCTCTAGCGAGAAGGTTTTAAATAGCTCAGTACCCCCTTTAAGAAACAAAGTCGAGCAATTGATACCAAATATCGTTACCAACGCCATCTTGGAATTAATAAATAAACCTGACAGTGAATTACATCCAAATGATATTTGTATCCTTGTCAACCGTCACAGTCAAGCAAACGACATCAGATTGTCGCTAAGTAAATCTGGCATACCAAGTCGCCTAATCAACAAGGGAGATATTTTCGAAAGTGAGGCTGCAACAATCCTACAACGATTCATTGACTGCCTATCAAGCCCTAACTCTATAGACAACATTAGGCTACTTGCTTGCTCCCCTTTAATGCAATGGGATATTAACAAGTTAAAAGATGCTGAAGAGACAAAAGAGATCGATGATTTAATTATCCAATTTACTAATTGGGGGAATGAACTAAACGAGCTAGGTCTCATAGGCTGCCTTTCAAACTTCCTAGAAAGCAAGAATATTGCAAGCCTTTCAAGGAAGGGAACATTGCTAGGCGATTTATTTCAATGTGCACAGCTTGTCCAAGAAGCAGTGCACAATCAGGGACTAAATGCAAGAGGTGCCGCGAGATGGTTAAAACAACAACGCACAAAATTACTAGACCCTACACCTGAAGATCGTCAACCTAACAGTGACATAGCAGAAGAAGCTATCAATGTTATTACGATTCATCGAAGCAAAGGACTAGAATTCAAAGTGGTGATATGTCCTTACCTATGGCAAAGTCCAAGTTCTCCAAGGGGACCTCTTTGGAGAGATGATGTGAAAAAACAATGGTTGATATCTATCAATCCAGGATGGGGAAATGGAAATCAAATTATTGACAGCGCGATAGTGGAAGCCAATCAAGAAGCAGAAAGATTAGCTTATGTAGCAATGACACGAGCACAAGATAAGTTAATTGTCATTTGGATTGCAGCCTCTAAGCAAGAAAATAATCCTTTGAAATTCTTTCTATTTGGTCCTAATTCTCTTGATGCAAAAGCCGAGGATCTAACTTTTGAAAAAATGAATACATGGGTTAAAGCCAATAATTCAAATATAAGTATTCGCCAAGTAGATATAGGGAAGGTAAAAGGTTACTGGGATAAATTTGATGATAAATCAATACTGAAATTAGGACCTACCCCAAAACGTAAATTAGATAAAAGCTGGGGTCGTCATAGCTACTCATCTTGGATATCCAGCACATACAGACTTAATGAGCGTCCACTAAACCCAGATGCAATTGATGAGGGTAAAGATCTAGAGCAAGAAGTAGTTAATTTAGAGAATCGTAATCCTGATGTGACGACCTTTTATCAAAGAGAAAACCTAAGTGACTACAATTGGTCTAAGCAAGGTCCACTTCAAAATTTCCCTCGAGGGCCAATCGCAGGTGAGTGCCTTCACAAGATTCTTGAAAGAATAAACTTCCGTCATCCAATAAGCTGCAAAGACTCGGAGTTAGTAATAGTTGACGAATTGAGAAGAAGTGGAATAGATGAAAAGCATCGAGTTGACGTGCAAGTTGCCCTAGAAAGAGTTTTAAATATTAAAATGGGTAAATCACTCGGAAACCTACGTTTCAAAGACATAGATAATAGAAATAAGATCAATGAGCTTGGGTTTGACCTTTGTTTATCAAAAAATAGGCAGCCAATCAAAACTTCTGATTTGGAAAAGACATTACATAGTTGTACAAAGAGACGTTTTGGGAAAGCCTATTCTGATCAGATTAAAGAATTGAATATCTATAGTCGAGGTTTTCTAACTGGGTCAATTGACTTGGTGTTCAATGATCAGAATGAGTTTTCTCAAAAACGCTGGTGGGTAGCTGACTGGAAAAGCAATTGGCTAGCCAACCATCCAACGAATAATCTCACTACTTACTGCGGCCCAGCCCATTACAGTGCATCCAGAATGGAAGAAGAAATGATGCATCATCACTATCTTCTTCAGGCAAATTTATATTTAGTAGCCTTACACAGATTCCTGAAATGGAGATTACCTGGCTACTCTCCTAATAAACATCTAGGAGGTTATGTCTACGTGTTTCTCCGAGGTATACCGAGCCAAGATGAGATTAATAGTATCCCTAGAAACTCTAATGAGATGCCAGGACTAATAATTGAAGAGGCATCTGCTCAAACCGTATTAGAGCTAGATAGTCTAATTGAGAACGGCGGAGAATGA
- a CDS encoding DEAD/DEAH box helicase produces MATKKTQAGSSCLKKTGSSKELSLESESVSEVASKDQSKLSINENPEVHKSLGFEGFGFSDDLINTLESKGYKDPTPIQKAAFPELMLGRDLLGQAQTGTGKTAAFALPILERIKQDTRAPQVLVLAPTRELAMQVADSFRAYAQGRPEVQVLAVYGGSDFRAQINALRRGVQIVVGTPGRVMDHIRQGTFIKTDLETLVLDEADEMLRMGFIDDIEWILEQLPAKRQMIFFSATMPSEIRRLSKQYLHEPAEITIKAQKKEAQLIRQRYIVIQNSFKLEALKRVLETTADEGVIIFARTKAITLRLSESLEALNHNVAVLNGDVPQTLRERTIERLRQGGIDILVATDVAARGLDVERIGLVINYDMPFDSEAYVHRIGRTGRAGRTGEAILFVSPRERSFINNLERAVGQSIEKMEIPNNEIINQHRINKLKNNLSQAVETPRQHEEETEILKCLIKEVGEELEIETKDIAVAALNLAIGSLPLKIQEDESWLSQQNISRKNYDRRDDRGRSRRKNSFNSSHPDKDKERYKLDVGHRDRVKPGNIVGAIANESGLKGNMIGRIQIFDNYSLVDLPKGMPTNIYKSLKTVKVMNKELNINLYK; encoded by the coding sequence ATGGCCACGAAAAAAACTCAGGCTGGTTCTTCATGTTTAAAAAAGACAGGAAGTTCTAAAGAATTAAGCTTAGAAAGTGAAAGCGTTTCAGAGGTAGCTTCTAAAGACCAATCAAAACTTTCCATTAATGAAAATCCTGAAGTTCATAAATCTCTAGGTTTTGAAGGTTTTGGATTTAGTGATGATCTGATAAACACACTGGAAAGTAAGGGTTACAAAGACCCTACCCCAATTCAAAAAGCAGCCTTCCCAGAATTGATGCTCGGCCGAGATCTCCTAGGTCAAGCTCAAACAGGGACAGGAAAAACGGCTGCCTTTGCTCTACCAATACTTGAAAGGATAAAACAAGACACGCGTGCGCCTCAAGTTCTCGTCCTAGCACCTACGCGCGAACTTGCCATGCAAGTAGCAGATTCATTTCGTGCTTATGCCCAGGGAAGGCCCGAGGTTCAAGTTCTAGCAGTATATGGAGGCTCAGACTTCAGAGCGCAGATCAATGCACTCAGGAGAGGTGTACAAATTGTTGTGGGGACGCCTGGAAGAGTCATGGATCATATTAGACAAGGGACTTTTATAAAGACTGATTTGGAAACACTTGTTCTAGATGAAGCGGACGAAATGCTAAGGATGGGCTTTATTGATGATATTGAGTGGATACTCGAACAGTTGCCTGCAAAGCGTCAGATGATATTCTTTTCAGCAACAATGCCTAGTGAGATAAGACGTTTATCAAAACAGTATCTACATGAACCAGCTGAAATTACGATTAAAGCCCAAAAGAAAGAAGCTCAATTGATTCGACAAAGGTATATTGTAATTCAAAATAGTTTCAAGCTTGAAGCATTAAAAAGGGTACTTGAAACAACTGCAGATGAAGGAGTTATTATCTTTGCTAGGACAAAGGCCATTACCCTTAGACTTTCCGAAAGTCTAGAAGCCTTAAATCATAATGTCGCCGTTCTAAATGGAGATGTACCACAAACCTTAAGAGAAAGAACAATTGAACGCCTACGCCAGGGAGGTATAGATATACTTGTTGCAACAGATGTTGCAGCAAGGGGACTTGACGTAGAACGAATTGGACTTGTAATTAATTACGATATGCCTTTTGATTCAGAGGCTTATGTGCATCGCATTGGAAGAACTGGTAGGGCGGGGAGAACTGGGGAAGCAATCCTTTTCGTAAGCCCAAGAGAAAGATCTTTTATAAACAATCTAGAACGAGCGGTTGGTCAAAGTATAGAAAAGATGGAAATTCCAAATAATGAAATCATTAATCAACACCGAATTAACAAGCTCAAAAACAATTTGAGCCAAGCAGTTGAGACACCTAGACAACATGAAGAGGAAACAGAAATTCTGAAATGCCTGATTAAAGAAGTAGGTGAAGAATTAGAGATAGAGACTAAAGACATTGCAGTAGCCGCATTAAATCTTGCAATAGGTAGTCTCCCACTGAAAATTCAAGAGGACGAGAGTTGGTTAAGTCAACAAAACATCTCACGTAAAAACTATGACCGTCGAGACGATAGAGGCAGATCACGTCGAAAAAATAGCTTTAACTCCTCGCATCCTGATAAAGATAAAGAGCGTTATAAATTAGATGTAGGCCATAGAGATAGAGTAAAGCCAGGAAATATTGTAGGTGCTATAGCCAATGAGAGTGGTCTAAAAGGAAACATGATAGGCCGCATACAAATTTTTGATAATTACAGTTTAGTAGACCTACCTAAAGGTATGCCCACAAATATTTATAAAAGCTTGAAGACAGTTAAAGTAATGAATAAAGAGCTAAATATTAATCTTTATAAATAA
- the psbP gene encoding photosystem II reaction center PsbP — MSNFLKAFRNFFLAFLLICSVTACNTSSTAGLEAFQSNDGRYGFFYPTGWTRVTVSGGPEVVFHDVINSDETLSLVVSDLDEDVDLEELGGPKTVGQRLIEQVFSADGAGRQAELLDAQKREFDGHTFYDIEYSIHLPNRDRHELATVVIDRGSLFTLAASTNENRWPRVKELFGRVITSFNFLYG; from the coding sequence ATGTCTAATTTTTTAAAAGCTTTTCGAAACTTTTTTCTTGCATTCCTATTGATTTGCTCTGTAACTGCATGTAATACCTCATCAACAGCTGGATTAGAAGCTTTTCAAAGTAACGATGGTCGATACGGATTCTTTTATCCAACTGGATGGACGCGAGTAACAGTTAGTGGTGGCCCAGAAGTTGTTTTCCATGATGTTATTAATAGTGATGAAACTCTTAGTCTTGTAGTTTCAGACCTAGACGAAGATGTTGACCTCGAGGAACTAGGTGGACCAAAAACTGTTGGGCAGAGACTAATTGAGCAGGTTTTTTCAGCTGACGGTGCTGGTAGACAGGCAGAATTATTAGATGCCCAAAAAAGAGAATTTGATGGTCATACCTTTTATGATATTGAGTACTCTATACATCTTCCTAATAGAGATAGACATGAGTTGGCTACAGTAGTTATTGACCGAGGATCCCTATTCACTTTGGCAGCTAGTACTAATGAGAATAGATGGCCTAGAGTCAAAGAACTATTTGGTCGTGTTATTACTTCCTTTAATTTCCTCTATGGATAA